The genomic window CGGCCTCGCGTGCTCGCCGGCCACACCATCCCGCTGGCCGCCCTGGACGTATTCATCCTGTGGTTCGGATGGTACGGCTTTAACCCCGGCAGCACCCTGGGACTGACCGGCGGCAACGCCGCCCTGGCGGGCATGGTGGCGATGAACACGACGCTGGCCGCCGCCGCCGGAGCCATCAGCGCGATGTTCGTGGTCTGGTCCCTCTACGGCAAGCCGGATCTCACGATGACCATGAACGGCCTGCTGGCCGGGCTGGTGGCCATCACCGCCCCATGTGCAGCGGTTAGCCCGGTCTCGTCGATCGTGATCGGCCTCGTGGCCGGCATTCTGGTGGTCGCGGGCGTCCGGCTGCTGGACAACCTGAAGATCGACGACCCGGTCGGCGCCTGGTCGGTGCATGGGCTCAACGGAATCTGGGGCGTCCTGGCGGTGGGATTGTTCGCCACCGAGGGCGGCGTCCTGACCGGCGGCGGTGTTCACCTGATCGCCATTCAGGCCCTCGGCGCAGCCGCGATCGTGGCCTGGACGGTGGTGACGATGGTGGTGGTCTTCGGCGCGATCAAGGCCACGGTCGGCCTGCGGGTCAGCGGCGACGAGGAGCTGCGCGGCCTGGACATCGGCGAACACGGCCAGGAGGCCTACGCCGGCTTCGAAATCTTCGTGACCACTTAGCGGGAGCCAACCCAACAAGGCGACTATTCAGGAGTGACAAGCAATGAAGCTGATTATAGCGATGATCCAACCGCACAAGCTCAACGACGTCAAGCAGGCCCTCTTCCGGGCGGAAGTGCACAAGATGACGGTGAGCAACGTCCTGGGCGCGGGCCAGCAGAAGGGATTCACCGAGATGTACCGCGGCGTGATCGAGGAGGTCAACCTGCTCAAGAAGGTCCGCCTCGAAATCGCGGTCAACGAGGACTTCGTCGAGCCGACCGTCAACGCCATCATCGAAGGGGCCCGCACGGGCGATATCGGCGACGGCAAGATCTTCGTACTCGACCTGCCGGACTGCATTCGCATCCGCACCG from Phycisphaerae bacterium includes these protein-coding regions:
- a CDS encoding ammonium transporter, translated to MRRRSFWTWVAVALGLLACPGVCFGQSDEPVDVSALLTDHGIAINTAWVLVTAFLVFFMQAGFGILEAGLVRAKNTCNILMKNFLDFAFAAIAFFAIGYALMYGDGNDFFGASGWFLIGLEENAGLPIWVFWLFQVVFCGTAATIVSGCVAERMRFQAYLIYSVLISMFVYPIVGHWVWGGGWLSQLGFTDFAGSGVVHAVGGFAGLVGAMMLGPRIGKYSRDGRPRVLAGHTIPLAALDVFILWFGWYGFNPGSTLGLTGGNAALAGMVAMNTTLAAAAGAISAMFVVWSLYGKPDLTMTMNGLLAGLVAITAPCAAVSPVSSIVIGLVAGILVVAGVRLLDNLKIDDPVGAWSVHGLNGIWGVLAVGLFATEGGVLTGGGVHLIAIQALGAAAIVAWTVVTMVVVFGAIKATVGLRVSGDEELRGLDIGEHGQEAYAGFEIFVTT
- a CDS encoding P-II family nitrogen regulator encodes the protein MKLIIAMIQPHKLNDVKQALFRAEVHKMTVSNVLGAGQQKGFTEMYRGVIEEVNLLKKVRLEIAVNEDFVEPTVNAIIEGARTGDIGDGKIFVLDLPDCIRIRTGERGSEAIG